CAATTCACAGAACACACGTTATGTAGAAAACTGGCTTGTTGTATAAAATAACTTTCTCTTTAGGCcactattttatttgttatactgTATTCACACCTTGTAGATGTCAAAACATGTTGCACTGACAAGTCATGTTGGTTTTGCTGCCACACTACCAGCAGTTTGTGGGTTAACACTTAATTTGTTGACTTAATAAATCAGTGTTATGGCTAATATGTCGGTATGTGGCGGTTTACTGACACTAAAATGTGCACTTAGCTCAATGCTAACAATTTAAAGGACTACAATTCaggattttgatttgatttgtgtttctgGCTTTGCAGAGAATTTGCTTAAATTCGCAGTAAAACAGTGAGACATTTAgcaaacaatacaatacagctGGCAATAGCAGCattagcattttctttttgagGATGCGTTTTTGGCAGCTCATGATTATTAGGACATATTTTCAATCATATTCCCTCTTCtatcatttccaaaaaaaaacttgtgaaaTAATTACCAATGTGGACATACTTGGTTCCTGGCAACTTTGTTGTCCAAAGCAGTTCCTGTTTGGTCTCAAACAGGAGCGCTAGGTTGcattgctaatgctaataatgACACAGGTACTTTACAACCACGGTGGCCAAGAGGATAAACATAGTGATATCAGGGGGCCAATATGAATGTGGATGGCGTCAGTTTTAACACCATGACACCACAACTGTCTTGCATAGAAAAGAAAAGGGTTTATTAGGTAAAGATGATAAATCATTTTTCTAACTTAACTTTGTAATCCACAGAGATAAACGAGAGAACGAGGGAGACGAATGAGCAGGTGCGAGAGTATCACTACGACGGCCGCTATCCTCGCTACTACTGGTCCCACTGAGCTTTTACTTCAATTGTCTTTGACATGTTGAGAGCAAGTGCTGCAGTTACtgacatttaattaataatacgTTTACTTTGACTTATTTTCAAGATAAATTGAGCAGTATGTCTCCATGTCGAACTGTAAAGTGTATTAAaagtgcactttttcttttgtatcCAAGCCAAATGTTATCATATTAAACATTGGGTTTATGTTTTGCATGCTTGTTTTTACTAAGTTTTACATACAGGTATACAGCTATGTCCTTTAAATAGCAGGGAGAATTGACAATAACAGATCAACCTCGTATATAAAGACCTTTCTTGCTGTAGGGGGGgattgtggttttgttttcattaagtCAGAAACGCATTTTCTTTCagtcaaaatgacaaataaatatgaCTTTCCTGATTCCGAGACCAGTGATGTGTCTTACACAAGCTTGCACCATCTGGTATTTGGAGTATTTAAAGGGTGGAGGGAGGCGGTGTGGAATAAAAGAAGATGAGGTGAGCTGCAGAAGTCATCAGGCTGAAATGATTCCCACATTCCAGAGTGGAAATAttggacacaaacctggcaaccaagAGACAGGAGAGTGGGGGAATAAAGAGCAGCGGTGGAATAATGAGCACAGAATAAACCTTCAAAATGATCTGGTACTgtagaactaaaaaaaaaaaaaaaaaagaaaaagtttttcCTCAAGATTATAATTCCACCACAGACAGTCTCTTTTTTAGAGGCTGTGTGGATTTGGCTCAGCATATGCGACCAGGCCTCGGTATTCACTGCACCAACACAGTAAGGCAGCAAAAGCAAAACCAGCGCCTGTTACTGAAGCAgctaaatggaattcagccGTCAGTCATTTTTTTGATAATGATAAACAGTCAGACAACCATTAACAGATTTatatagatttaaaaataaaaatataaaatctgacttgatgctgctgtttaaaactgtttataatttaatctaatctaatccataCTTCCACACAGCCTCTGTGTGCTCGAAAAAAAACCATTTTACATAAGATGTTGCAAATTATTACTTTAATAAGCTTATTTCCAATGTAATCACCATAatccatcattttaaaaacctaATTTATACACTTGTAAGACacctaaaacatttaaagttaagTACATGCTGTTTCAGTCACTTCATGCTGCTGAGGAACTTGGCGTGCTCCTCTCCTCGAGGCTGAAGAAGCTCTCCACCGATCTTTGGTCCTGTTTTCTCCTGCAATGAAACACAGCAGAACAATATCACATCTGGTTTCTTTCACCACAGTAAAATATGATTTGCCTTTTAAAgtgagaggaaaccggagaaatgGTTTACCTTAAGCATCCCGTCACGCTCCCATTTAAACAGACCACAGTTACTGGAAAGATCAAACGTTTGTTATTAATAAATCATCCTAAAACTATTAAAAGGAGAGAGAACGCaatcagaggagagagagagggactcACCTGCAGTTTTGGTTTGGCAGTCTGTCCAGAGCAATGGCTCTCTGTCCACACGGACACTTGAAGAAGCGCTTCAGTGCATCGTGCCACCGCAGATTATGATTCTCCTCCACACAACGATCGGCCGGCTTAAAATAGGTGTAACTACACTGGAAACAAGGAATTATGGGaataaaactgtttattttcccAAAGTATTAAGAGAAAGTCAGAGGTGAACGATCAGCTCCACCAATCCTGATTTATACACTAGCttacagatggatggatacgTGATCTCTTTATTGGTATCACATAAAATACATGTGTTAATGTCAGTACCTTTGTACACGTGACCGCACGACACTTCATCTCTCTGACTCctctcatcttctcctccatctgctCTTTCTTCACCAGAGGATCAAAGTAGCGCTCCTGAAGCTGGTACTCCGCCTGAGAAAAAGATGTGTGATGAAATCAGATGTGCTTTCGATGAACTGGGCTATAAGTGCCAAATATTAATACACGTGTTGATCATACCGCCTGCAGTACAATCCCATGACGAGATTTAGCATTGAGGATCTTCTGGAACTCCTCTGACTCCATGTAGCGGAGCTCATCTCGCTTCTTCTTCTGGGCTGGCTCCTCCTTTTTTGACGATTCACCTGCACAGAAAGGGAGTGGGTCAGACAAAAGCAAGGCCCAAccaaaagtacatataaaacGCTTATTCTAATAtaattttcaaattaaagtgattttacactgataaaaaacatacttatgggttaAATGTTCTATTCATACCAATAAAAcccatttaaatgttacacactggacctgtgaagcaaaatgaaagacaaaatgaaagacaactgctaaaatctgaattaaaacaaataaaaatactgaagCTATCCTAATATTCAGCATTTCTATAAGGTACTATATAAatttgtattaaaaaacaacatcagttaGAGAAGAAAtgtatggaagaggattagggccacatgtgaatttctttggaaacaaaatttaaaacagaattgtgactttaatctcagaagtcaggctgttttcccaaagttgttttacatttggccCTAAACCTCTTCCGTAGAAATGTCTCAGAATaaaaagaattttaaaaagCTCATGTGTCAGACTCCACATGGATGCAGGTGATTTTTGAAAGACAACTAAATGAACAATATCGGACAAATCTTAACATatcacatgtatgtgtgtgcctgtgtttaCCAGTGGGTGAGGTGAGATTTTTCTCCACCCGGGTGCTGATTTCATCGTCGttactcctcttcctcttcacagcGTTGGGGTCTTCTTTTTCAAGCTTCATGTTTTTACCTCGCAGTTTCTTCAGAGCAGCTAGTTTAGCCGTTGATAAGCTGAGAGCCCTGGGAGCAGGAGCAGAAGGTGGGCTTCTCTCAAAAAACAGAATGTCTTCACCCTCAGAGAAACCTCGGGCCAGTGTGGGCGTGTGCGGCGCTGCAGGGCTTTGTGTGGATTTGGGGACCTGAGAAGCTGTTTTTGGGGACATAAGACCCTCTTTTCCCATCGAAGACAACGACCCGGCAAGTTTGGGCCCTCCCGAGTTCTGCAGAACCTTTTTCTGGATCTCATCTGCTCTTCTTCGACGGTTGTTCAGAAACTCCcgctgtttctgtttctggtgCTTCAGCAGGTCTGaggctgtgatggactgaactGGAGATCCAGTCACATCTTTAGAGACTGAGGATGAAAACATAGATACATCAGGCATTAACCCAGGCACTGGCTCCACTTTCCATAACTAACCTCAATTCAAGTCACTTATACAAGCTTTCCATTTTAACCTCATGTGGTTTTCCGAGGCAAAAACTTGAAGGCCATCACCGTGTACCTGATTGGTTGCCCTTTACTAAGTGCTTCTTCAGCTGCAGAGCTCCAGGCGTCGGCACCGACATCAGGCTTTTGAATTCGTTTGAACATCCTGAAACCTCACCAGACTGCAAGgcttaaaataaatatagaaataaaattaGCACAGTATTTTTAGAATGATATTTGAGCTATTTGAGTTGATgataattaaaacatatttagaCATATCAAGGAAGCCAGGCAAAATCAAGTAAACTGTTGGAGTACTGTCTTTGCAAATAGCAATGTTTGGACAAATGATAAAAGTAAATTAACCCGTAAATGTACAGACAACTAATGGCGGACGACTTTAACAGGGAAGCAAAGCTAGAAATGTGATTATTCTCAGGCAAGATccaattttcaatgttttcaacAGGTACGTAATTGTTTCACAGTTGAATACACATTTATTCGAGGACTAAAAGAACATAAAACTAGGAGAGTGACAAATGTTGTTTGAATTATTGACTGATTTCCTGCTTTTTCctattttcaaatcaaaccaaAGCCTTTATGAATCATAACAAAATAACATGGTGAGATACCAAGTGATTCCCATCACTAACATCCTTGAGGGACTGTATCAAAGATGTTTATGACATTTGTATGAGTCAGAGATGAAATGCAACTTTTGGCACAATAGTTTTGTCTGTATAAGTGTATCATAGTTACTGCTGCTGACCatgacagtaaatgtcatatatgcAGAATAAACTAGCACATAACAACACCAGCATGTGTCCATTGttcttcaataaaaacaaatactagtaaaaaaaaaaaaagtgttgaaaagaaaaagccttCAGAAATCCAACTATCTGACCTGTGactgtgtatatgtttgtatgcAGCACATatgtgtgtccatctgtgtgtgcgGTTCTTACCAAGTCTCTTGGCCTGATCCAGGATCTGAGCCGAGCCTTTCACAAACAGCTTGTCCAGAGTTCCCTGAGTGGACTTCTTTGGCTTGGACGCCGTTCTGTAACACACAGAgcagaagctgaaaatgaccgGCGACTGACACTCTGCCCAGACCCACACTGTGTTCCTGGCTCCGTAAGCTGCACTTACTCTGCACAAATTGACTCCAACACACAGTGTAAAAGTGCAAATATAAATTCAGCCAGAATCCAAGTTTGCTTAACTCTTTACTACggagttatttttaaatggactgAATTAGCACTTTGGTTTGGACACAGGGGTGTGGTAATCCAGGGCAAatggccactagagggcaatATGGTGCTGCCCCACCACTGCCACATTATGAGACACCTTCTGCCAATAAGACTTCAAATAACTTGGTCTTTTTAAAGATGTAATATATGTTGTTTGTTAGTGAGCCgggaaatattaaataattgtCACGTAAAATGTAtagttcataataataatattctcgATGGAAATtggtgagtgatttacaaagtgacacaaacttcagtttccattaGGAAAAGACCATAAACAACAAGTTTTGCATACAGCATACATTTAAGCCCATTGTTATTAAGGCAGACACTGTTGACTCTGCTGTCCCtattggcagccatgtttccactgagctTGTACCTGCTGTTACTTTATGCTTTGATGACTTACCACAAATGCATATAACGAATCACTACAGTGAgcacaaatgaaacatttcatcacatttatcgACTGTTTTGCTTGATATTTTTGGTTGTTCTTACTGAGACAATTTTCATCAAAAGAGACGATTTAGTTGAGGCAGACATTGACACCACGACTCACAGTGATGCAGCGCAGGCGGCTGAGGAAACGCCGCCATAGTGGAAGCCGTCCTGACACAGCCGCTCTTTCAGGCTGCCGTTCTTCCCCTTCATCTTGTTGGGAGCTTTTCCAGAGTACGACGACTGCAGCTCAGCTCTCTTTGAGCTCATCTTCTTATACTGAGCCTTGACGTGATACTGACAGTACTGACAGTCgtactgcaaacaaacaaacaaaccacacagaCAACAGTAGAAAGTGATCCCAGGTGAGACTGTGGGCTGAAGGTATGAGGGTTTTACAAGTGTAACGTGCATGTCACAGGACAAACGTACCATGTTGACGATCTGAGAACAGGGGTCTCCGTTCTTCTTCATGGCTTTGCAGGTGCTGAAGTCCTGAGATTCACCCATGAGCAGCACCTTCTGTGGATGATCCACCGTCAAGCTGACCTGTACATGCACAAACCATAATTAAACCAGTAATCTAAGTACACCTTGGCATTTGTCATCAAAACTTTTTTGATAGACGAGATAGAAATTAAGGGTAGAATATCCCTCTtcaaaaagtttattttaaccAGATTAAGGGAGAAAAAAGGAATTTGATAGGCTGTCTAACAGATTATTTATTCACATCctttatcattttatattattcatgtttatatCTGACTTTCTCTTGGTGTAAGCGGAATACACCTTTAAATATATGTAGCAATTTGTAAATGAGGTGTAATAGGAAGTCAACCGATGggttattagttattagtttTATATAGTATGATGTTCACATGCTTGAAATCACAAGCATTCAATCATTCAGACTGTTCTCAAGTTACATACTACGTACAGTAGATACTACAAGCTGCATACTCACCCCGTCATAACCGTCTTTCGGCTTCATAAGGTTCGGGTTGAGGATTCCAATAACGGTGCCCACCTCGGTCTTCCAGTGCTCTTTGTGGACGTCGCCAAAAagcaacagagacacaacaactTCAAGGTTATGGAGGTCGTTCAGCTTCCAGATGCTGAAGGTTTTGCCCTGCAGATGAGATAAAATCCAAGTTGGATGAGTTTTaccatttgatttaaaaaaagaaaaaaagaatctgagATTTGTAACTACACGGAATACaaacatggaataaaaagaaatatttgaaattaGTAAAgagacctgggggccaatgagcatctagtctagTCAAGAGGGGGCTGGACTAAAGAAAAAAGTCCAGCCCCCATAGCGGGTGGGcaacatgatcttaaaatgataacacaatattcaatcataatatcacaataaagatattcatgatgaccCTTTACAGAATTTAGCAGTAAGTAAAGTTCTTGTTTTGACACACAGCCTGTCCAGGACGTACTTCGCCTTTCGCTCGAACGTCAACAGGCTCGAGCTacgagatgaaaaaaaacaacatgttgaaCTTAGTGAAGATAGAGATATGAACATATGAACATGGACCTACACTGGTGCTGCTTTGTG
The nucleotide sequence above comes from Solea senegalensis isolate Sse05_10M linkage group LG3, IFAPA_SoseM_1, whole genome shotgun sequence. Encoded proteins:
- the mcm10 gene encoding protein MCM10 homolog isoform X2 encodes the protein MDSEDDLDILTALLTESEDVGREDQGGQEPADDLDGLFDDENDEEEYEDGVKEEVRDAGTEDAVSDLYGDVGDMEEEQTETEEKVEARSNDDLQEELRKMQQQMQRLQQQLEATQKVSTPSSTPSTPVRTAGSSAVARHMSPKATPQTKLTSKVTMVKPGAPSPKTKIQTSPASSSTPARSGNTKVQESTDFFEQLNNADSFKRKPRVAHQAKPSTSPDRGPLVEIKLGSTFQPVEKVSPPASLTKPAPAAPSKPPSLPALPKDVGVERYSGLRLRKPRVSSTEMDQKMSSRRLIRLSQVPERLTRENLEDSDWVTFAVVLSKATPQSSTSGKTFSIWKLNDLHNLEVVVSLLLFGDVHKEHWKTEVGTVIGILNPNLMKPKDGYDGVSLTVDHPQKVLLMGESQDFSTCKAMKKNGDPCSQIVNMYDCQYCQYHVKAQYKKMSSKRAELQSSYSGKAPNKMKGKNGSLKERLCQDGFHYGGVSSAACAASLTASKPKKSTQGTLDKLFVKGSAQILDQAKRLALQSGEVSGCSNEFKSLMSVPTPGALQLKKHLVKGNQSVSKDVTGSPVQSITASDLLKHQKQKQREFLNNRRRRADEIQKKVLQNSGGPKLAGSLSSMGKEGLMSPKTASQVPKSTQSPAAPHTPTLARGFSEGEDILFFERSPPSAPAPRALSLSTAKLAALKKLRGKNMKLEKEDPNAVKRKRSNDDEISTRVEKNLTSPTGESSKKEEPAQKKKRDELRYMESEEFQKILNAKSRHGIVLQAAEYQLQERYFDPLVKKEQMEEKMRGVREMKCRAVTCTKCSYTYFKPADRCVEENHNLRWHDALKRFFKCPCGQRAIALDRLPNQNCSNCGLFKWERDGMLKEKTGPKIGGELLQPRGEEHAKFLSSMK
- the mcm10 gene encoding protein MCM10 homolog isoform X1, with the protein product MDSEDDLDILTALLTESEDVGREDQGGQEPADDLDGLFDDENDEEEYEDGVKEEVRDAGTEDAVSDLYGDVGDMEEEQTETEEKVEARSNDDLQEELRKMQQQMQRLQQQLEATQKVSTPSSTPSTPVRTAGSSAVARHMSPKATPQTKLTSKVTMVKPGAPSPKTKIQTSPASSSTPARSGNTKVQESTDFFEQLNNADSFKRKPRVAHQAKPSTSPEDRGPLVEIKLGSTFQPVEKVSPPASLTKPAPAAPSKPPSLPALPKDVGVERYSGLRLRKPRVSSTEMDQKMSSRRLIRLSQVPERLTRENLEDSDWVTFAVVLSKATPQSSTSGKTFSIWKLNDLHNLEVVVSLLLFGDVHKEHWKTEVGTVIGILNPNLMKPKDGYDGVSLTVDHPQKVLLMGESQDFSTCKAMKKNGDPCSQIVNMYDCQYCQYHVKAQYKKMSSKRAELQSSYSGKAPNKMKGKNGSLKERLCQDGFHYGGVSSAACAASLTASKPKKSTQGTLDKLFVKGSAQILDQAKRLALQSGEVSGCSNEFKSLMSVPTPGALQLKKHLVKGNQSVSKDVTGSPVQSITASDLLKHQKQKQREFLNNRRRRADEIQKKVLQNSGGPKLAGSLSSMGKEGLMSPKTASQVPKSTQSPAAPHTPTLARGFSEGEDILFFERSPPSAPAPRALSLSTAKLAALKKLRGKNMKLEKEDPNAVKRKRSNDDEISTRVEKNLTSPTGESSKKEEPAQKKKRDELRYMESEEFQKILNAKSRHGIVLQAAEYQLQERYFDPLVKKEQMEEKMRGVREMKCRAVTCTKCSYTYFKPADRCVEENHNLRWHDALKRFFKCPCGQRAIALDRLPNQNCSNCGLFKWERDGMLKEKTGPKIGGELLQPRGEEHAKFLSSMK